The following are from one region of the Actinoplanes sp. L3-i22 genome:
- a CDS encoding carbohydrate ABC transporter permease has product MSTVARAAKYASLILASLVVLIPLVVVLFAAFKTHAEYNSTGPLTPPHDWLNFHNFATAWTAGDMLRGFWNTTVILVVSLTGTVLVGTLAAYAISRFVFPFKRLILGLFLVAALVPGVTTQVATYQIVKSMGLVNTSWSAIVLFLGTDIVSIYIFIQFMQSIPQSIDQAAMIDGAGRFTIYRKVILPLMRPAIATVVIIKGIAIYNEFYIPFLYMRSPDLSVISTALFRFKGPYGAQWETIAACTMIVIIPTVVIFLLLQRFIYNGITAGATK; this is encoded by the coding sequence GTGAGTACCGTGGCGCGCGCCGCCAAGTACGCCTCGCTGATCCTGGCGTCGCTGGTGGTGCTGATCCCGCTCGTGGTGGTGCTGTTCGCGGCGTTCAAGACGCACGCCGAGTACAACAGCACCGGCCCGCTGACCCCGCCGCACGACTGGCTCAACTTCCACAATTTCGCGACCGCGTGGACCGCCGGCGACATGCTGCGCGGCTTCTGGAACACCACCGTCATCCTGGTCGTCTCGCTGACCGGCACCGTGCTGGTGGGGACGCTCGCGGCGTACGCGATCAGTCGTTTCGTCTTTCCCTTCAAGCGCTTGATACTCGGCCTCTTCCTGGTCGCGGCACTCGTGCCCGGGGTGACCACCCAGGTCGCCACCTACCAGATCGTCAAATCGATGGGCCTGGTCAACACGTCGTGGTCGGCGATCGTGCTGTTCCTCGGCACCGACATCGTGTCCATCTACATCTTCATCCAGTTCATGCAGTCGATTCCGCAGAGCATCGACCAGGCCGCGATGATCGACGGCGCCGGGCGGTTCACCATCTACCGCAAGGTGATCCTGCCGCTGATGAGACCGGCGATCGCCACCGTGGTCATCATCAAGGGCATCGCCATCTACAACGAGTTCTACATCCCGTTCCTCTACATGCGCTCGCCGGATCTGAGCGTCATCTCCACCGCGCTGTTCCGCTTCAAAGGACCCTACGGAGCGCAATGGGAGACGATCGCGGCCTGCACGATGATCGTCATCATTCCGACCGTGGTGATCTTCCTGTTGCTGCAGCGCTTCATCTACAACGGCATCACCGCGGGAGCGACCAAGTGA
- a CDS encoding glycoside hydrolase family 2 protein, which translates to MTSVQDLSGAWELHGDDVRIAASVPGCVHTDLLAAGRIPDPFLDDNEKAVAWVGRADWAYQREIAWDGPEHERVDLVFDGLDTVAAIELGGVEVGTTRNMHRSYRYDVTGLLAGGPQPLSVRFTSAYTEAERVRELLGARDNAYPEPFNFIRKMACGFGWDWGPTLVTAGIWRPVRLEGWSTARLASVRPLATWSDGIGRLDLSVAIERTRPRDLRVRVSLGGREIAVRQIDGLELRLSLDVDDVVPWRPLEPALDDLRVELLDGADVLDHWERRIGFRSVAIDRSGGGFVFHLNGEPVLIKGVNWIPDDIFPSRMTRERYALRLGEAVAAGVNLIRVWGGGIYESRDFYEVCDELGLMVWQDFLFACADYPEEEPIFSEVVAEARENVARLAPHPSLITWNGNNENLWLHQAMPWNAAGAYQTWGERYYLETLPAIVAELDPSRPYQAGSPWSGSWEHEPNDPEHGTFHSWEVWNREDYLNYRDSTPRFVAEFGWQAPPAWTTLREAVSDEPMLPDSPGVLHHQKAEDGNGKLARGLAPHFGVFDGSTEAWHYLTQLNQVRAVRTGVEHWRSHWPHTGGSILWQLNDLWPVTSWAAIDGAGRYKPLYFALREMNADRALTIQPRDGGLTLAVLNNTAAPWVGTVRFSSLAAVQVSVPPRSVALVPAPAAEMLVADLDECRALFFKADFSYEDPGLTVDAVPVPGGLDVRVHAAGLARDLLLQPDRIHPRATVDRGFVTLLPGESTVFHVRAPLDLDPAAVKAPWVLTDLATVMASMNPQ; encoded by the coding sequence GTGACCTCTGTTCAAGACCTCTCCGGCGCCTGGGAGCTGCACGGCGACGACGTCCGCATCGCGGCGAGCGTGCCCGGGTGCGTGCACACCGATCTGCTCGCCGCGGGCCGCATTCCGGATCCGTTCCTGGACGACAACGAAAAAGCCGTCGCCTGGGTCGGACGTGCGGACTGGGCCTATCAGCGGGAAATTGCCTGGGACGGGCCGGAGCATGAACGCGTCGACCTGGTCTTCGACGGGCTCGACACGGTTGCCGCGATCGAGCTGGGCGGGGTGGAGGTCGGCACGACCCGCAACATGCACCGCAGCTATCGGTACGACGTCACCGGGCTGCTCGCCGGCGGCCCGCAGCCGCTGAGCGTGCGGTTCACCTCGGCCTACACCGAGGCCGAGCGGGTGCGGGAGCTGCTCGGGGCGCGGGACAACGCGTACCCGGAGCCGTTCAACTTCATCCGCAAGATGGCCTGCGGTTTCGGGTGGGACTGGGGGCCGACGCTGGTCACGGCCGGGATCTGGCGGCCGGTGCGGCTCGAGGGGTGGAGCACGGCGCGACTGGCCTCGGTGCGGCCGCTGGCCACCTGGTCGGACGGCATAGGGCGGCTCGACCTGAGCGTGGCGATCGAGCGGACCCGGCCGAGGGACCTGCGTGTCCGGGTTTCGCTGGGCGGGCGGGAAATTGCCGTACGCCAAATTGATGGTCTTGAATTGCGGTTGTCTTTGGACGTCGACGACGTGGTTCCGTGGCGACCGCTGGAACCGGCTCTCGATGATTTGCGGGTCGAGCTCCTCGACGGTGCCGACGTGCTCGATCATTGGGAGCGGCGCATCGGGTTCCGGAGCGTCGCCATCGACCGGAGCGGCGGTGGATTCGTCTTCCACCTCAACGGCGAACCGGTGCTGATCAAGGGTGTGAACTGGATTCCGGACGACATCTTCCCGTCCCGGATGACCCGGGAACGCTATGCGCTCCGGCTTGGTGAGGCCGTCGCGGCCGGCGTCAATCTGATCCGGGTGTGGGGCGGCGGCATTTACGAGAGCCGTGATTTCTACGAGGTCTGCGACGAGCTCGGGCTGATGGTGTGGCAGGACTTCCTGTTCGCCTGCGCCGACTATCCCGAGGAGGAGCCGATCTTTTCCGAAGTGGTCGCCGAGGCGCGGGAGAACGTGGCTCGACTCGCGCCGCATCCGAGCCTGATCACCTGGAACGGCAACAACGAGAATCTGTGGCTGCACCAGGCGATGCCGTGGAACGCGGCCGGCGCCTATCAGACCTGGGGCGAGCGGTATTACCTGGAGACGCTGCCGGCGATCGTGGCCGAACTCGACCCGTCGCGGCCCTATCAGGCGGGTAGCCCCTGGTCCGGTTCCTGGGAGCACGAACCCAACGACCCGGAGCACGGCACGTTCCATTCCTGGGAGGTGTGGAATCGCGAGGACTATCTGAACTACCGCGATTCCACGCCCCGATTCGTCGCCGAATTCGGCTGGCAGGCGCCGCCGGCGTGGACCACGCTGCGGGAGGCGGTCTCCGACGAGCCGATGCTGCCGGACTCGCCCGGCGTGCTGCATCATCAGAAGGCCGAGGACGGCAACGGCAAACTGGCGCGCGGCCTGGCCCCGCACTTCGGCGTTTTTGATGGAAGCACCGAGGCCTGGCACTATCTGACCCAGCTCAACCAGGTGCGGGCGGTGCGGACCGGCGTCGAGCACTGGCGCTCGCACTGGCCGCACACCGGCGGCAGCATCCTCTGGCAGCTCAACGACCTGTGGCCGGTCACCTCGTGGGCGGCGATCGACGGGGCCGGGCGGTACAAACCGCTGTACTTCGCGCTGCGCGAGATGAACGCGGACCGGGCGCTGACCATCCAGCCCCGCGACGGCGGCCTGACGCTGGCCGTGCTCAACAACACCGCCGCTCCCTGGGTGGGGACCGTGCGGTTCTCCTCGCTCGCGGCTGTGCAGGTCAGCGTGCCGCCGCGGTCGGTGGCGCTGGTCCCGGCGCCGGCGGCGGAGATGCTCGTCGCCGATCTCGACGAGTGCCGGGCGTTGTTTTTCAAGGCCGATTTCTCGTACGAGGATCCGGGGCTGACCGTCGACGCCGTGCCGGTGCCCGGTGGACTCGACGTGCGGGTGCACGCCGCCGGCCTGGCCCGCGACCTCCTGCTGCAGCCCGACCGCATCCACCCGCGGGCGACCGTCGACCGGGGCTTCGTCACGCTGCTGCCCGGCGAGTCGACGGTGTTCCACGTCCGCGCGCCGCTCGACCTGGACCCGGCCGCGGTCAAGGCCCCGTGGGTGCTGACCGACCTGGCCACGGTCATGGCGTCGATGAATCCTCAATGA